The following are encoded together in the Adhaeribacter arboris genome:
- a CDS encoding M15 family metallopeptidase has translation MRSSLSRNLFLLGVQVLLSWSAWAQELKGNKYGLKVINDPTHYQKQVSTDSSLQLVDLATIIPNIQLDIRYATANNFIGEPVYTSAKAFLRRPVAQALKKVQTELNQQGLGLKIFDAYRPYRATVYFFEKVQDTVYLAKPWEGSRHNRGCTVDLTLVNLKTGQELQMPTAYDAFTKKAHVNYSNLPALAIKNREKLKQVMTKHGFEVYSEEWWHFDYRDFKKFDLLDIRFEDLP, from the coding sequence ATGCGTTCCTCACTTTCCCGTAATTTATTCCTGCTAGGCGTACAGGTACTTCTATCTTGGTCAGCATGGGCGCAAGAACTTAAAGGGAATAAATACGGTCTGAAAGTTATTAATGACCCAACCCATTACCAAAAACAAGTATCCACAGATAGCAGCCTGCAATTAGTAGATTTAGCTACCATCATCCCGAACATTCAATTAGACATTCGTTATGCTACCGCTAATAATTTTATCGGGGAACCTGTTTATACTTCGGCTAAGGCCTTTTTACGCCGGCCGGTTGCGCAAGCTTTAAAAAAGGTACAAACCGAATTAAACCAACAAGGCTTAGGCTTAAAAATTTTTGACGCTTACCGGCCTTATCGGGCTACCGTTTATTTTTTCGAGAAAGTACAAGACACCGTTTACTTAGCCAAACCTTGGGAAGGATCGCGGCATAACCGGGGCTGCACCGTAGACTTAACCCTGGTAAACTTAAAAACAGGTCAGGAGTTACAAATGCCTACCGCTTACGATGCTTTTACTAAAAAAGCGCACGTTAACTACTCTAATTTACCCGCTTTGGCTATTAAGAACCGGGAAAAGTTAAAACAAGTTATGACCAAGCATGGCTTTGAGGTATACTCCGAAGAATGGTGGCATTTTGACTATCGCGATTTTAAAAAATTTGACTTATTGGATATTCGATTCGAGGATTTACCGTAA
- a CDS encoding serine hydrolase, giving the protein MQLILVIIINMGVFSLGKVSSAQAQLFKNKMLPKLLKKHPEYFKTILTNPAKYRVQIIYTQINRDAQNWPHFKTYTYRLNPYEYFYPASTVKLPGALLALEKLNNLRIAGLDKNTPLRIDSAYTKQTAVVADSTAPNKIPTIAHYIKKILLVSDNDAYNRLYEFLGQEQLNEGLHQKGYNQVRLLHRLSVGDAGETTRYTNPITFYQGDNILYQQPLVFNARTYPNTLKETHLGIGYYNANNQLIKQPMDFSDRNYISLETLHQVLKSVIFPEVVPAQQRFHLNPDDYDFVLKYMSMKPGESDFPRYDTTTYYDTYAKFFMFGNRQKTMPSHIRIFNKIGNAYGFMIDNAYIVDFENKVEFLLSAIVLGNDDNIYNDDKYEYETICYPFLINLGQVVYQHELKRTKKHLPDLKRFTFKY; this is encoded by the coding sequence ATGCAACTAATTTTAGTTATTATAATCAACATGGGTGTATTCTCATTAGGTAAGGTATCTTCTGCTCAGGCGCAATTATTTAAAAACAAGATGCTGCCTAAGTTGCTCAAAAAACATCCGGAGTATTTTAAAACTATCTTAACCAATCCGGCCAAATACCGCGTTCAGATTATCTATACCCAAATAAACCGCGATGCGCAGAACTGGCCGCATTTTAAAACGTATACGTACCGCCTGAACCCATACGAATACTTTTACCCGGCTAGTACGGTTAAATTACCCGGCGCTTTATTAGCTTTAGAAAAATTAAATAACCTGCGCATTGCCGGCTTAGATAAAAATACCCCCCTCCGGATAGACAGCGCTTATACCAAACAAACGGCGGTTGTTGCAGACTCCACGGCTCCGAATAAAATACCTACTATTGCGCATTATATTAAAAAAATATTGCTGGTAAGCGACAATGATGCTTATAATCGTTTGTACGAGTTTTTAGGCCAGGAGCAGCTTAATGAGGGGTTACACCAAAAAGGATACAACCAGGTGCGATTGTTGCACCGTTTATCAGTAGGCGATGCCGGCGAAACTACCCGCTATACCAACCCCATTACTTTTTACCAAGGCGACAACATTCTGTACCAACAGCCACTCGTGTTTAATGCCCGTACTTATCCGAATACTTTAAAAGAAACCCACCTAGGAATTGGTTATTACAACGCAAATAATCAGCTAATAAAGCAACCTATGGATTTTTCGGACCGGAATTATATAAGTTTAGAAACGCTGCACCAGGTTTTAAAATCCGTTATTTTCCCGGAAGTAGTTCCGGCGCAGCAACGTTTTCATTTAAACCCGGATGATTATGATTTTGTATTAAAGTATATGTCTATGAAACCAGGCGAAAGTGATTTTCCCCGTTATGATACCACTACTTATTACGATACCTACGCTAAGTTTTTTATGTTTGGTAACCGCCAGAAAACCATGCCTTCGCACATTCGGATTTTTAATAAAATCGGGAATGCCTACGGTTTTATGATTGACAATGCCTACATCGTAGATTTTGAAAATAAAGTGGAGTTTTTACTTAGTGCGATTGTATTAGGAAACGATGACAACATTTATAACGACGATAAATACGAGTACGAAACTATCTGCTATCCCTTCTTAATAAACCTGGGCCAGGTAGTATATCAGCACGAATTAAAGCGGACTAAAAAACATCTACCCGATCTAAAGCGTTTTACATTTAAATATTAA
- a CDS encoding MFS transporter, translating into MEKNNPTITRAWCIYDWANSVYSLVIISTIFPIYYGAVSKGPDGSSMVDFLGWHLDSSVLFSYCISFSYLLVACSSPILTAIADYSGHKKLFMRLFCYLGSISCVLLFFFTKETFTTSVILFVLAAMGYNGSIVFYNSYLPDIATEDQFDKLSARGFSLGYIGSVLLLVFNLALVLKPAFFGIDPQHTSLPPRISFLLTGLWWFGFAQYTFWKLPKRQIPGKREGSWLFNGFRELKKVWQQVKKLYLLKRFLLAFFFYNMGVQTVMYVATVFGDKELKLNSDALIQTILVLQLIAIPGAYGFARLSKAYGNFMALAVAVLIWVGVCVGAYFTYTENQFYLLAACVGVVMGGIQSLSRSTYSKLIPADTRDTTSFFSFYDVTDKMAIVLGTLAYGSIAQVTGSMRNSVLALMGFFFLGLIFLVTIKGKRAGVSKVAA; encoded by the coding sequence ATGGAAAAGAATAATCCTACTATTACCCGGGCCTGGTGTATTTACGATTGGGCCAACTCTGTTTATTCATTGGTAATAATTTCCACTATTTTTCCTATTTACTACGGAGCCGTATCGAAAGGGCCGGATGGCAGCAGTATGGTTGACTTTCTGGGCTGGCACCTAGATTCGTCGGTGCTTTTTTCGTATTGCATTTCGTTTTCTTATTTACTGGTGGCGTGTAGCAGCCCTATTCTAACTGCCATTGCCGATTATAGTGGGCACAAAAAATTATTTATGCGGTTATTTTGCTATTTGGGCTCTATTTCCTGCGTTTTATTATTCTTCTTTACCAAAGAAACTTTTACTACTTCGGTTATTTTATTTGTGCTGGCGGCCATGGGCTACAACGGCAGCATTGTATTTTACAATTCGTACCTGCCCGATATTGCTACCGAAGACCAATTTGATAAACTAAGTGCCCGGGGTTTTTCATTGGGTTACATTGGCAGTGTGCTGTTGTTAGTGTTTAATTTAGCCCTGGTTTTAAAACCGGCTTTTTTTGGCATTGATCCGCAGCATACTAGCTTGCCGCCGCGCATTTCATTTCTGCTTACCGGATTATGGTGGTTTGGCTTTGCTCAATACACTTTTTGGAAATTACCTAAGCGCCAGATTCCTGGCAAAAGAGAAGGTTCGTGGCTGTTTAACGGTTTCCGGGAACTAAAGAAAGTTTGGCAGCAAGTAAAAAAACTTTATTTGCTGAAGCGCTTTTTACTTGCTTTCTTTTTTTACAATATGGGCGTGCAAACGGTAATGTACGTAGCCACTGTTTTCGGCGATAAAGAATTAAAATTAAATTCAGATGCCTTAATTCAGACTATTCTGGTTTTGCAGTTGATCGCTATTCCGGGTGCTTATGGCTTTGCTCGGCTTTCGAAAGCCTACGGTAATTTCATGGCCTTAGCGGTAGCGGTTCTTATTTGGGTGGGCGTTTGCGTGGGAGCTTATTTTACTTACACCGAAAATCAGTTTTACCTTTTAGCGGCGTGTGTAGGTGTAGTAATGGGCGGAATTCAGTCACTTTCCCGGTCCACGTACAGCAAATTAATTCCAGCAGATACCCGCGATACCACTTCTTTTTTCAGTTTTTACGATGTTACGGATAAAATGGCGATTGTACTGGGCACCTTAGCCTACGGCAGTATTGCTCAAGTTACCGGTTCGATGCGCAATAGTGTACTGGCGCTAATGGGATTTTTCTTTTTAGGCTTGATTTTTTTAGTAACGATTAAAGGGAAACGAGCCGGAGTAAGTAAAGTTGCTGCTTGA